The following coding sequences are from one Lolium rigidum isolate FL_2022 chromosome 6, APGP_CSIRO_Lrig_0.1, whole genome shotgun sequence window:
- the LOC124660720 gene encoding uncharacterized protein LOC124660720, with protein sequence MKNKRGGVRTRSSYKKQKAGTDDGGTSCPDPDNPFEEEFGSSSDSGQGVWAELSEGVASNLANTVVSIASFDEAGDVMFFACTGIIIKNDPETKMTSFLTSLSLARSIEDDSKIFHNMTIQVRLPDNNVELGWLNFWDLQHNLAVINIPRFRTLQVACLDNQRQFESHSKVVAVGRCFNSGKLMATAGMLTANPSGDYRAVSTCQITMTGVGGALIDSNGDFVGMNFYAKEETPFLPRTKIIELLKQFNERVPLCAKKGPDITIKRFPIPHESDSQGSSRGEQNNKGQKPSICTLCDPECQPGLKDKILNCKHFNARWPYSSPYGDDEKIELRSNGYPFPLWEDFRRRLVNTFEEEFCEDVSTKLKRKVASNMPQSVVALASFIRKRRCFACTGVVIESNKSTTRVLTSASLIRTPNNENMVDDKLKIVVCLPDNRHISGTLQHYSLNYNIAVITITDFCCTQIAQINDKVQIKPCGEVVAVGRVHNSGKLIATSGVVTDKTSELSCKELVISTCKITKAGIGGPLIDFAGNLIGINFYGLGGTPYLPMNIILKLLRKFDAEGTVAIDDHISNRWPVPKPFWCYPTWHEANEEIDLDELLAEMRVLC encoded by the exons ATGAAGAACAAGCGAGGAGGCGTGCGCACGAGAAGCTCGTACAAAAAGCAAAAGGCTGGCACAGACGACGGAG GAACTTCGTGTCCGGACCCGGACAATCCTTTCGAAGAGGAATTCGGCAGCTCAAGCGATTCCGGCCAAGGTGTCTGGGCGGAACTGAGCGAAGGAGTCGCGTCCAACTTAGCAAACACTGTTGTATCGATCGCTTCATTCGATGAAG CAGGAGACGTGATGTTCTTTGCATGTACGGGCATAATTATAAAAAACGACCCAGAGACTAAGATGACGAGCTTTCTGACTTCATTAAGTTTGGCTAGATCTATTGAAGATGACAGCAAGATCTTTCACAACATGACG ATTCAAGTGCGCCTTCCAGATAACAATGTTGAGCTGGGATGGTTGAACTTCTGGGATTTACAACACAACCTTGCTGTTATCAACATACCTCGCTTCCGTACTCTTCAAGTAGCCTGTCTAGATAATCAGCGGCAATTCGAGAGTCATAGCAAAGTAGTTGCTGTAGGGCGTTGCTTCAACTCTGGAAAATTAATGGCCACAGCTGGAATGTTGACTGCCAATCCAAGTGGAGATTATCGTGCGGTCTCCACATGCCAAATTACTATG ACTGGAGTTGGAGGGGCCCTCATTGATTCTAACGGGGACTTCGTTGGGATGAACTTTTATGCCAAGGAAGAGACTCCATTCTTACCAAGGACTAAAATTATTGAACTCTTGAAGCAGTTTAATGAAAGAGTCCCGCTCTG TGCTAAGAAAGGACCTGATATCACAATCAAAAGATTTCCCATACCTCATGAGTCTGATTCACAAg GCAGCTCAAGGGGAGAGCAAAACAATAAGGGCCAGAAACCTTCCATATGTACTCTCTGTGATCCAGAATGTCAACCAG GACTCAAGGATAAAATATTAAATTGTAAGCATTTTAATGCCCGATGGCCGTATTCTTCTCCTTATG GTGATGACGAAAAAATTGAGCTGAGGTCCAATGGTTATCCCTTTCCACTCTGGGAGGATT TCCGCAGACGTTTGGTTAATACTTTCGAAGAGGAATTTTGTGAAGATGTGTCAACCAAACTCAAAAGAAAAGTTGCTTCAAATATGCCTCAGAGTGTTgtggcactggcttcattcattc GCAAAAGAAGATGTTTTGCTTGCACAGGCGTAGTCATAGAATCCAACAAGTCCACAACAAGAGTTTTGACCTCCGCAAGTTTGATTAGAACTCCCAACAACGAAAACATGGTTGATGATAAGTTGAAG ATTGTAGTCTGCCTTCCGGATAATCGACATATCTCAGGGACGTTGCAACATTATAGTCTAAATTATAACATTGCTGTCATCACTATCACGGATTTCTGCTGCACTCAGATTGCACAAATCAATGATAAGGTGCAAATTAAACCTTGTGGAGAAGTAGTGGCTGTAGGGCGTGTCCACAATTCAGGTAAATTAATAGCCACAAGTGGGGTAGTGACTGACAAGACAAGTGAGCTTAGTTGCAAAGAGCTTGTGATCTCTACTTGCAAAATCACCAAG GCTGGGATTGGAGGGCCTCTTATAGATTTTGCTGGGAATTTAATTGGCATAAACTTCTATGGCTTGGGAGGAACTCCGTACCTACCAATGAATATAATTCTGAAACTCTTGAGGAAGTTTGATGCAGAAGG GACTGTTGCTATTGACGATCATATCTCGAACAG GTGGCCCGTTCCCAAGCCATTTTGGTGCTATCCGACATGGCACGAGGCTAATGAAGAAATAGATCTCGATGAACTTTTAGCCGAAATGCGTGTCCTCTGTTGA
- the LOC124664378 gene encoding uncharacterized protein LOC124664378, translating into MSARWRSSLSPASGSKRSRSPDTLEEAWQRHCKLSADGSRRAACKYAGALYVPPKLREFAVGRHYYKADPPLKPMSGGDFDKWRRDWEQQLYMLHNAPENLDRVNAHEEEFGSGSESGEGVWRLLSKEVAEHIDDSIISLASFHPGGHIGSSLFFACTGVIIKSNEASTSFVTSLSLVRSIDDDSKILHDLRIEVRLPNNYLCIGMLEHYDLEHNVAVTGVGGPLVDFKGDFVGMNFYAKEESPFLPRDKILDLLTRFKTTPPRCWDKSKARESHESHESDLEGSSSPEMKNKKLKPSICTICDPECQSELEDRLVKRLPRIYRWPHDWGFVSVESRIDKFKSRGYPLPVLEDCGMKLRYNFEDQFSEDIWSKLAKRVASNMSRSVVALASFSGGARLFACTGVSIDCNGSTTRVLTSGSLVRSCFHESKVADDLKIEVRLPDKRHVPGTLQHYNMHYNVAVVIIEKFRCTRTANIDNNVKTDTLSEAIAIGRIYESGKLMAASGTLFDKKRELDCDDLKISTCEITKAGIGGPLIDFNGNFIGMNFYGLEETPYMPKDIILKLLTNFDAEGTVDADFTEVPNPNRWHVPKPYWCYPSWHDVMEEVDILELFGAEFD; encoded by the exons ATGTCCGCACGATGGAGGAGTAGCTTGTCGCCCGCCTCCGGAtcaaagcgatcccgctcgccggacacgctcgaggAGGCGTGGCAGCGCCACTGCAAGCTCTCCGCAGACGGGAGTCGGCGTGCGGCGTGCAAGTACGCTGGCGCCCTCTACGTGCCTCCGAAGCTCCGCGAGTTCGCGGTGGGCAGGCACTACTACAAGGccgatccgccgctcaagccgatgagcggcggcgaTTTCGACAAATGGCGGAGGGATTGGGAGCAGCAGC TTTATATGCTTCATAATGCGCCAGAAAATTTGGACCGGGTCAATGCCCACGAGGAGGAGTTTGGAAGCGGGAGCGAGTCCGGCGAAGGCGTTTGGCGCCTACTCAGCAAGGAGGTCGCAGAGCACATAGATGACAGCATCATATCGCTCGCTTCGTTCCACCCTGGTGGCCACATAG GAAGTTCGTTGTTCTTCGCGTGCACTGGCGTGATCATAAAGAGCAATGAAGCTAGCACAAGCTTTGTGACCTCGTTGAGCCTGGTTAGATCTATCGATGATGACAGCAAGATCTTGCACGATTTGAGG ATCGAAGTGCGCCTTCCCAACAACTACCTCTGCATTGGAATGCTGGAGCACTACGACTTGGAACACAATGTCGCCGTT ACTGGAGTTGGAGGACCCCTCGTCGATTTTAAAGGGGACTTTGTTGGGATGAACTTCTATGCTAAGGAAGAGTCTCCCTTCCTACCGAGGGATAAAATTCTGGATCTTTTGACGCGGTTTAAGACTACACCTCCGCGCTGCTG GGACAAAAGCAAGGCACGAGAGTCCCATGAATCTCACGAGTCTGATTTAGAAG GCAGTTCGAGCCCGGAGATGAAAAATAAGAAGCTGAAACCTTCCATATGTACTATATGTGATCCAGAATGCCAATCAG AACTCGAGGATAGATTAGTGAAGAGGCTGCCCCGAATTTATCGGTGGCCGCATGACTGGGGTTTTG TATCAGTGGAGTCTAGAATAGACAAGTTCAAGTCCCGTGGTTACCCCTTACCAGTTTTGGAGGATT GTGGCATGAAATTGCGTTATAATTTTGAGGATCAATTTAGTGAAGATATCTGGAGCAAACTCGCAAAAAGAGTAGCTTCAAATATGTCTCGAAGTGTTGTCGCATTGGCTTCATTCAGTG GTGGAGCAAGGCTTTTTGCTTGCACAGGTGTATCCATAGACTGCAACGGGTCCACCACAAGAGTTCTGACCTCGGGAAGTTTGGTTAGAAGTTGTTTCCATGAAAGCAAGGTTGCTGATGACTTAAAG ATTGAGGTGCGCCTTCCAGATAAACGACATGTCCCAGGGACGTTGCAACATTACAATATGCATTATAATGTTGCTGTCGTCATCATCGAGAAATTTCGCTGTACTCGGACAGCAAATATCGACAATAATGTGAAAACTGATACTCTTTCGGAGGCAATAGCCATAGGGCGAATTTATGAATCAGGCAAATTAATGGCTGCAAGTGGGACATTGTTTGACAAAAAGAGGGAACTTGACTGCGATGATCTTAAGATCTCCACTTGTGAAATCACCAAG GCTGGGATTGGAGGGCCTCTTATTGACTTCAATGGGAACTTTATTGGTATGAACTTCTATGGCTTGGAAGAAACTCCATACATGCCAAAGGATATAATTTTGAAACTTCTGACGAATTTTGATGCAGAAGG GACTGTTGACGCTGATTTTACTGAAGTCCCTAACCCAAACAG GTGGCATGTGCCTAAGCCGTATTGGTGTTATCCGTCATGGCACGACGTGATGGAGGAGGTAGACATATTGGAATTATTTGGGGCAGAATTTGATTAG